One Malus domestica chromosome 11, GDT2T_hap1 genomic region harbors:
- the LOC139189495 gene encoding uncharacterized protein, with amino-acid sequence MTLYINDNALMCKIFATTLQDEEQDWFHTLPPRSIRNFSEISLVFSKEYSFYRSIKKKSDHLFSMKNDPNESLHTYVKRFKVKKAKIVGCDNSIVCLAFRMGLLVDHPLSKELIMGENLSLENFYALVERHSLWEEEKRS; translated from the coding sequence ATGACACTCTACATCAACGATAAtgctctcatgtgcaagatcttTGCCACAACGCTCCAAGACGAGGAGCAAGACTGGTTCCACACCCTGCCACCACGTTCAATTCGAAACTTCAGTGAAATTTCCTTGGTTTTCTCTAAGGAATATTCATTCTACcgctcgatcaagaagaagtctgACCACCTCTTTAGCATGAAGAATGACCCGAATGAGTCACTCCACACTTACGTCAAGAGATTCAAAGTGAAGAAAGCAAAGATTGTCGGATGCGATAACAGCATCGTATGCTTAGCTTTCCGAATGGGGCTTTTAGTAGATCACCCACTTTCCAAGGAATTGATTATGGGCGAGAATTTGTCCCTGGAAAACTTTTATGCTTTGGTAGAAAGGCACTCCCTTTGGGAGGAGGAAAAACGCTCCTAG